The DNA window aGTTTAGTTGGAAGAATGATGGCTATATATACACATAGGGTTTGTTTTTATGATATCTACATTTTTGTGTGGGACATGAGGAACTAGTtgtaaacatatcattttatgaCGAATATACAAACTTTGAGGATGGAAGAAATGTTGTAAAAGCATTGAATTAAATACtacttaataattttatatatactaaaatAGAGCTGATTTAACACAACTTCAAAGGTGATTTAAAtacttaataattttatatatactaaaagAGATTCAAAAGAGAGCATTGAATTAAATGCttaataattttattctatATACTAAAAGAGAGCTGATTTAGCCACGAAACGATTCATAATCTTAtcttatataaataaattaacacCAACCATATAAGTATACAAGAGATGATATGCTACCTAttttgtgtgaatatgatataTGAGCATCATTTTAGTTTGATGCATGTttagcattttttattttattttttagatttagATAACTCATCCACGCCTTGTTTCATTGATGGTAACAACTCTCATTGGTAGAATTTCATGATTTTGGCAATGGGTGGTTGGGGATTTCAAGGAAAGAATGAACCTTTATAATGAACCTTTATAATTTCCATTATCAATAGCAATTACAATAAGCATTGCCCTAATTGAAGTATAAATTGTTGATTATGAAGCTTGAAAGGAAGTGAATCAGTTCGTGACCATAATGATCCAACCGTTATACTAGGACTAGGGTTCATTGTTTTTATCTCGCTTCTCTCTCATTGTAAGTTGTATCCGAAAATTATAGTGAAATCTGTGGCTTGACAATTTGACATCACTCAATGTCATATCGTATCGAACGGGATAAACAGTTCATGTGTTTGTCTTGTTATAGTCGTGATTACTTGTGCGTTTGGATCCTAACAACTGGTACTTTAAGcaaactaatgtttagtgattCTTGAACATTAAAAAACCTTAAAGTCTTAGCTTCGTTTGATATGCTTTCTACATGATCATTTGCATTAGCTACCGGAAGTGATTATTCAATTAAGGCTTTCGTATAGATGCTCCAGTTGATGGTTGAGAATGATTAGCAATCTGCAAGGAATTATCATTCGTTTCATTTCTATAATAATTCGAAGAAATCGTATGGTTGATTCAGTCTTTAATGTTGTAGCTTGTGGCTGAAGTCAAAACAAGGCTTGAAAAACAACACAGCAATCTGCCAGTGGGAAAATACGGACGAGATGATGAAGAAATGATTCTTTGGTTCCTCAAAGATCGAAAGTTTTCTGTTGAATAGACCGTTTCCAAATTGACCAAAGCCATAGTAAGTGTTTCTGTCTTTCTTTCTCCCCTTGAAATAAATCCGTGTTTGTATTTAACATAAAAACTAGAGAATAAAAGTTGTCCTTTCCCAAAACAAAATTGGCGCAAGGATTTTCGTGTATCTGAATTGTCGGAAGAATCAGTGAAACGTGTTGCAGAAACTGGAAAAGCGCGTCTGCATGACTATCTCGATGTACACAACAGACCAGTGCTAATAGTGGAAGCATCCAAGCATCTACCAGGGGTATGCAAGCTAAACTTATCGAATATCTTCCTCTGATATTACATTGTGGATTTGTAAAGAAGTGAATCCTATTAAATAGTGTAGATCCTGCTGCCTTTTGTTGCTTCAAATCTAACTATCTTTGTGGCGATGCTCGTCTTATGCATCAACACAGGAGTACGAACCTAATGAAGACGAGAGTCTGTGTGTTTTCTTGATTGAGAAGGCACTAAGCAAACTCCCCGAGGGGCAGCAACAAGTGGTCATCTTAATTGATCTCCGTGGGTTCCAGACGCAAAACACTGATCTTAAATTCTTAACATTTGTGGTAAATCTCTAATAATGTTGACTTGTGATTTAATGATATGCTAAATTTTGCCTGTGCTCTAATCCGAATACATTTTAAGTAGCGTGATAGTTGCTTTACATTGTCTTATGCTTGCAGTTTGACGCGTCCTACTGCTACTACCCGAGGCGATTGGGTCAAGTCCTCTTCGTAGATGCTCCTTTCATATTCAAGCCATTTTGGCAGCTAGTTAAGCCTTTGCTCAAATCATATGCCTCTCTTGTGAGTATCCATCTCCTTCATACTTATTCTTCGTAAATTCCAATTATCACGTTGAAATGGTAGGATATGATAGCCgtgtaatgaggatgaaatatacTCAATCATGTAGTGtcatataaatcaagaaaagtaAACACTCTATTcgtaattctctctctttgatCCATGCCTCTATATCTCGTTGCTTCTCACATATATATCGGAGCATTCACAGGTGAGATTTTGCTCCGTGAAAGAGGTTAAAGAAGAGTACTTCACAGCAGACACTATTCCTACTAGCTTCAGATAGTGAAGAAGTGAAGCTTGAGAGTTTTCATTGCTTACACAAACAAATGGTTTGAATCAATCACTTTTATTGCAATTTTCCTCTGCTGTCCCTTGATATTTCCGATGTGATTCGTAATGAAATATTCGGTAGAGGGGATCTCTATCCGACTTATAAAATCGCGTTTTGATTTCGTCTATCTTGTATATATATTAGGGTAATGTAAAACTCATAAACAGATGAAGGTCTTTTAATTGTGGATTGTTGAAATCAACTCGACCATATATAAAGTTATGCTATTAAAGTTTCGATTTTGATATGAAATCTGTTTTTATTTGTACTTGGTTAGTTTTATAACTAGAAACTTGTCGGCGTGATGGAGCCAAACGTTTTAAGATAGGGGGCTCAAGAAGACATCTGCGGTTTTCTTGCAAGCTTTCAAGACAACGAGAGATACAGAAAAcaaaactcgtggtcgaaacTTGCAAAAAAGGTCCATTGTCATAGTCAAAATGAAAAATGCAGAGGTAAACGAAAGTGAACCTCAATCCCGTAGAATTGGAACAGGATTGCCGCATTGTGGAGTTGACGATCATTCTAAAGACGAATTTAATGGACCTTATGATCCGGCAGATTGGTCGGTCGATGCCACCTGGAACTGCTAGCAATAGAATAGCTTGGGCTTTGTTCATTGAAAATAAATACCAACATAATTCCAATTACAAATTCTACAAAACATCACCACATGAGTAATTGTTTGTGCAAAGTCATATATTAGCCAATTTAATGACTTTatcattattaataaaaaatttaatgtttttaggggcattttatttttatcaaggTCGTGAAGAAAAATGTAGAAAAGATAATCAACCAACCAAAGTCTTCTCTTCATTTCCCTCTCTACGGTTCTGTACAGTTATACCTGTAATCACGCTGCAAAACACACCAAAGCTTTCGTTCCTACTTCAACCACCAGATTCTTCAACCGTCTGTTTCTCCTATTTTTCCAAAGTTGAAGAAACAAACTCACCAATTGACTCCATCACCAATATTAATCTCTCTCGAGGAAATGGGCCGTGCAAGAATATTGATCTTAATTTTAACAATTTCAACATTTATTACAGAAAGAGCTGAATGCAAGAAGAAGGAATCAGAATCTCCGCAGTACTCAGTTGTCCACTCAGAATCCGATTTTGAGGTGAGATTCTACAGAGAATCAGCTTGGATGACTGCTCCATCTGATGATATTTCCTTCGAAAAAGCCACCAAGAAAGGCTTCCACAGGTACCCTTTCCCCTAATTTTTGTTTCTATCATCATGATGCTTATtattttgattgattttgaaGTATGGATTTCAATGTTTATGGTATTATTAGTGAAGTTGCCTCAATTTGATCTCTTGAATTACCTAATTAGTCTAGCTTTCTTGTTTGTTTGACTTGTTTTAGGAGAAAACCAAAAGTCAGTTATTTTGTTGTTCGGAAATAAACACACAAGTAATCACGAATATAAACGAATAAATTTAGGAATTATTTgtccagttcgatacaatgtatATCTATGTATGCGGTGATGTCAAGCCATGGATTTCACTATAATTTCGGATGGCAATTACAAGGAGAGAACAActgtatatactatatatagGAAAAATATAGAGTTGTAATCCAAGTTGGATCGCTGTGGTTGTGACTGATTCACTTCCTTTCGGGCTCCATATTCCAACAACCTTGTGTGGTGGAAAGGGAATGAAACACATTCATATTCTTGTACAATTGAATCTTTAGGGTGTGttttcttccattgccaatttATCGTAAGAAAATGAGGTATACGAAAAGACGAAAAAATTTGACCGGAATTTTATTGGTCCCTAAACCGAACATGTGAAAGAGtcgaaaaaatatgaatatatatgcTTTCCGCCATTTCTATCAAAGAAAACGCACCCTTAGAGATGTAACGAAGCAACAAACTGATTGCTGCATTTGGTTTCTATGTTTTATTCAGACTGTTTCAGTATACAGAAGGTGCAAACTTGAACTTCTCTAGGCTGCCAATAACCTACCCGATCCTCACGAGCATAGTCCCAGATGCCGGCCCCCTTCACTCATCGGCCTACTTTGTGAAGCTCTACCTCCCCACGGAGTTTGAGGCCGACCCTCCTCTTCCCCTGCCCGAACTCAACCTCCAGCCCGACTGGTGGAGGAGCCGCTGCATTGCAGTGAGGGAATTTTCAGGGTTCGCGAGGGATACCAACATCGTGAAGGAGGCCGAGAAGCTGGCTCTGAGTTTGAGCAGGTCCGAGTGGGCTAACTCGACGTCTGCGGAGAGTGGCTATGCTTACTCTATCGCACAGTATAGCTCTCACTTTAAGTTATTTTCGCGTGTTAATGAAGTCTGGGTGGATGTTGGTGGACTTGAGTCGAATGGGTGTAGGTCCAGCCTCATGGCAGCATACTGATGCTACAGCCTTGTATATACCGAACGATGGGGTACATAGTCATTGCGTGGGGATGATGTTCGTTTCGACCACGAGTTCGCCTAATCCATGATCAGGTTTCTGCTAAATCTTGATGTAAATTATGAGTTTGTCTTCTGCCATGATATCTAAATGTGGATAAACCTACATTGTGTTGTGTCTTGATTTACATTTTACATTTGATCTGGAGATGCTACGTGTAGACATGCTGAATCTTGATACGAATAACAACATAAGATCTAGTAGAAGACGATGAAGTACAACTTAGTTGATAACACATTTTCCATCCAACCAGAGGTCGAGTCACCATAGGGGTAAATGAGAACTATATATGAAGCTGTGACGAATAGTGTTCAAATCCTAAATCGGTCAGCGGCAGATTTAAGAGGGGCGGCGGCTTCCCAGACTGCCAGTTGGGCCTAATTTACCTTTAGGGTCGGCCAGAAACGGCATGACTGCCCTCTTTCAGCATAATATACTTTTTTCGAAGAAGAAGACGTCAACGAGGCCGTTTTTAGATTTGTAAGtggttaataattaattaaccgGAACTTAATtaacataatgcataaaattatgaaattcagTTTTTGacaccaaaaaaaagaaaagagaaaattagaaattaaagaaaaaataaatcatatGGAGACATGATTAGTGAGCAGCAGCATCTTCTTCTTTACAGAATTTAATGTACTCTTTGGATCCCATCAAGTTTGCAAGCTCTGAGGGATTGCTTGGTTTCACCTTGATCATCCACCCTTCTTCATATGGGCTTGTGTTAATCTTCATCACAAAAACACAATATATGTTAGGAAAACGTCGAACGATGTCATATGTTCTCTCTCGTGTTTTAATCTCGTAAGTATATTATTAGTCTATGCACTGATGAAAACTATCGGGCATGGTCCGAATTGGTCTAGCATGCATGTAATGTGAACTGTAACTATTATTATGTTTTCACTCCCGTGTTTTAATCTCGTATTTTATTGATAAGTGCACCAGTGATTAGTGTCGTAAACTTGAGGTCGAGGGCAAAAAGGGATTTGAATTGGTCTAGCATGCATGTAATGTGGAGATGTAATAATCAATATTTTGTTCTCTCGCGTGTTCTAGTCTCGTATTTTATTGACCGGTGTGAGTATGAAAGCCGTCATGCTTTGTTTAGATGAGACAAAGAGGTAGATTATGAACACAGAATCTGAATTGGTCTATATAACAGATGTGATAAGTTACCAGTCCCGGAGACTCTGCTAGCTTGGTGTTGATCTCGACGACCTCACCGGAGATCGGAGAGTTCACGTCACTAGTGGCCTTCACACTCTCGACGGCTCCAAAACCACTGCCTTGTTTCACTTCCTTCCCCGCTTCCGGCAGCTCCACAAACACAAGTTCTCCTAAATGGTCCTAAACAAGATTGAATATTTACTCatgagaatttgattttgattttgattttgattttgattttgattttgattttgcaaTGAATAAGGGTTACCCTAAACATACTATGTGACTTGGACACCTAACCTACTAATTAAAGGTATAATGTTATACTAATTGAGTTGCATTTCattgtatttattttgttattctTGAATATGGTCATTCACTTACACATCCTATGAGTTACCCATCGCATCATGTCTATGTTATATATATACAGTAGTCATACGTTGTGGGTCCATGAAGACATTGCATAGTTTCGTTGGCATTGCATAGTAGTGAATGCTACTAATAcatcaataatatttttatctttatctATTTCTCGACTAAGATTATTTATCGTCCACTACTAAGATTATTGATAGTTGAcggaaataatataaattacaaaaactCGAATTTGTTGGCCCCGCATCCGACCATGTATCTCCACcaatgtatgtatgtatgtatgtatgtatgtatacgTATATAACATATGTAAGAATTCTTGGTTAGTATGAGATATAATCTCCCGTTACATAAACCACATGTACTTGTTCACCTGGGCATGGTCTGTGATTCCGATGGTGGCCACCGGGCCATCATGCTTCACCCATTCATGCGAAGAAGCATACTTCAAATCATCCAAAACTGCAAAATCAGTAGTAAAACCATCATTCATTCATTCCAAAAAGTATAAAGAATCAATGATTTCTCACCAGTTGAAAAGGctctagagagagaaaaggcAGGAGATTTCGAAGCACAAGTTGAGAGTCTCAGAGCATTTGCTGTCGAAGAAGCCCACATTCTCAGAGCCATTTTCAGCTTCAGTGTGTGTACTGTGTTTTTCTGCTATCTTCCTcaacctctctctctctgttttcTGGGTGCAAAAATGCAAGAAAAGAAGAGGGGTTGCATTATAATAGTCTCTTTGGAATCTATTATCTTTGATGAATGGTGGAAAATAAGAACCTCATCTTTGGAACTCAGAGTCAGTCACAAGTTGCCTTTGATTAAAATAAAGTcattgtatttaattttatattttgtttattgttataattgaattacaatttgaggttaattatttgattaaaataatgagtttgtgttttattttagaatttgatttttattactactaaatTTCAATTAAGCTTTAAATTACAAATGACTTCATTAGTTGAATATAAATTAATcatgttttctttctcttacatacattttttctttgaaatttttattttatggaaaGGATTGATTTATGTTACGCATGATATATTCGACCCGAATATGAGTCAGCTCTTTAGATTATTATATGTATCGATCGAATAAAATCAactttaaataaaatgataatccaAGTAAAAATTCAACAAGATGACTGTTCTGCTATCCTATTATTATATGTTCATATAAAATGGAGTTAGTACTTTGAAAAAACATTAAAATCTcgataaaaaaattgtattaacCTTAAATTAAAATGTTTCCTACTTTAGCACACATATGAAGACAATTTATGAAGTTCGGTTCtaactaaaattaattaattaattaactaactaactaatttATTAAATCTACGCAATATCTCCCTAATTTCTCAAAATAGCACATAAAATCAAGAAAGAAAGGGCATCGAAGAACCCTAATTTCACAAATTTGACATCGCTCTTTCTATTGACTGTCTGTCTAGTCTATCCAATTCTCCCCTCTTTCTGCATATTCTGCATATTCTATCCAAGAATCACTCGCAGCTCACAATCGCTCCATTTCACCTCACCGCCTCAGAATTTATTGtattccctctctctccctctctgtttGCGTGTAATTTATACATAGATATACATGGGTGCAATCCATATCCACAAATAAGGCGGCGTCGTTTTGTTTAATTCTATAAAAATCTGAACTTTGGATCATGCGTCGCAATTTTTGTAACATTTTCTGATAATCTGGTGGTACTGAATTTAGGAAAAGGTTATTTCTCCAATTTAAATTGTTTGCTGATTGACGGAAGAAGGGTGGGCATGTTTATCCTTCGTTTTGAATAAATTTCTTAATACGTTTATGAATTTGGGATCTTTTTTGGGAAAGGAAATGATTTCTCTTGTTAGATTCTGTTCTAATTTACAAATGCATTGATTGATATTTGTATCATATAATGTTGGagaaaaacatttatttatatttggcttTCATTTCAGGCGTGCTTTTGTATGTGAGAACATGGTTTTAGTGGGAAATTCTTGCTTGCTTGATGCGTAGATGATGGAATTATCAACATTTCTGCTGCAGGTAAATCTgatattttattgattaatggGAATTGAGCTAACATTTTCACTGCTGTCCTTGGAAAGTGTTTCTGGAAGGATAATTTAGTATTTGAATGATTTTGAGATGCATTATTTGGTAGAAACTGTTATGTTTATATGTTCGAGATGGTCCTAGATCAACATATGTTTGTCAAGTTGCTATATTGAATGCATTTCAAATCATTTGTGTTGTTGTCTTCATGGTTATAGAGTATTGTCATCCAGATAATATGGCCTGATAGAAACCCAATTCAAAATGATGGGACATATTTATCACCTACTTGTCATTTGCTTTATCAACTTTATTGTTATCTGTCCTTATTGTCAATTCTTCTTGGTGGATTTAATCAGGGCTCTTATAGAAGCTTCCCTTGTGTGCCCTCAGTGCGGGACAGAGGTAGCCAACTGCAATACCTTTTGCCCTCAGTCACAGTCCCACGAGTTGGGAGAAAAGATAGACTAATCTCTTTAAAATCCAGATCATGTTCAAGGTTAGAGATTTACTTGTAAGATTTTTAATGAATCTTGAAATGGTAACATGTAGATGAACATGTCATTTGAGCAACCATTGGTGGCACCAAATGTTGATTATCTGTGTTAATATAATAGGAGTACCTTTTAGCCATGCCACTTGCATCATTAGCAAGTCATTTTAGTTGTGATATATGTATTGTGTAGATTTTATCCTGTTATTATATTTGAAGCTTGTCTATGGTGATAAATCTATGTTACTTAATGAATATGATCACTGTTATAAACCTCATAAGGATCACTCTTGGATCTTcttctattttgttaacaagtTCAATGCTTGAttgttttatttgattttttcctGTTTCATATGAAACTGATTAAACATCTTGCACAGTAGTGGAGCTTCTTGTGTTCTTGGACCAAAGtcaaaaatatctaaaatatcAGCTTTCAAAGGCGGCAGTCGACATGATGATCTGGGTGGCAGAGCTAATGACTCGAAGTCCCTAAAGAATCCTATTAAAGTTTCTTATTTACAGCATGAGAGTGAAGAATCTTTCGTTGAGTCTTCAAAGGTACAGAATGTTGTGCCTGCACCTTATACAGCAGAAGATGAGAGAACAACCAGGTCCTTGGCTATACAAAATCTCTTTAAGAACTGGTTAATGTTACTGCGTACCCCACTAGGAACACAACCAGTGGAGAGAGCTCTCGAAGAACCTTCTGAGGAAACCTCAGAAGAGTCAAATGTTGTGCAAAACAATGGAAGACCTCAAGTTTTTAAGGCAGCTTGGTGCTACTTTCTGAGCTTGGATCCAACAATAAAGATACCATTGTTAATGTTGTAAGTACTGTCAtttgttctctctctctctctctctctgactGTTGGAAGTACAGTCATTTGTTTTCAGCCCTCTGTCGCTTCCTTTTTCTGTAACTAGCAAAGAAAGGctattatttcaaattttgcaTATTTATTGCTGAATCTGAGCTTTGAAGTCGGTGCTCGGTGCTTAGTAGAAGTAGGAGGGTTGGCTTATCTATCATATGGATTTTTTTGTCTTGATTTATGATTATAATGTAGCAAGAGATGGTTTTCAGAATTACTATGGCGATTTGGTTTTAGAATTTGTTTCTATTGTCCTCATAAAGTTTATTTTTCTGTTCTTATGGCCTGCCTTCTGCATTGGGCTTTCTCTTTTTGAAACACACCATTTGCTCCTTTATGATGGCAAGTTCGGTGTCTCTTGTTGATGACTTTATCTGCATTGTGTTTGCAGCACACCGGTGTACCTTGCAGTTAACCTCATATATGGATCAGAAGTATCTAAAGAATTAACTCCCTTATGGATTCTTGGACCAATAGTTGCTGCTCTCTATGTGAAGATGATCCGAGGAATATGCAGCCTCTACGTGTTCAGCTTCATGCAAACTGTCAGAATAGTCAAGAACCTTCCTGCCTACTGCATGGTGGTACACGAGTACCTTTTCCGTGGGAAGCTAAAAGAAGCCATGCAAAAATACATATGGCAACCTCTTGTTGACATAAAAAATATGGACTACAAGGAGGCGATGAAGCAGAAATTGAAGGGTTTCCAAGAGTGGTTGAAGGAGAAATACCTGGATTTTGTTGAATCCATTTGGCCCTATTACTGCAGAACAATAAGGTTTTTGAAGAGGGCGAACCTAATATAGCTCCAACTCCTCGTTATGAGATCCGTTCCTGTGGCTTAGCTCGTTCCATGGAGCCCCTATTTGAGTTGGGGCCCTTCCCTCGACTAATTGGAGATGTGTAGGCAGGTGGATACTTGTATTCAACATCTCCTTTTCCCCTCTGGCGGCGCATTCTTGGTTAGGTTGTTTTGTGGCAGTAGCAGTCTCTGGCTGatattaatgttttttttcttctataacAAATATCTGGTGATCTGAAATCTGTTTTGAATGCATCTGAGTTTTCTATCACTAGTTATAGATAGATCCCATTATTCATTGACATTTCgtattttgataaattttgaTTCATGTTATGATACATTGTTTGATCTTTTCTTGTGACTTTGATCTCTTTCACTTCGCAAGACTGGTTGAGCTTCAATATTTTCCTGATTCTGATTTATTTGCCTATTTCCTATATCCTGAATCTATATTACATATGCAAGAGCTAAAGTGTTGGCTAAATTTACACTAATGACttccaaaaatcaaaataattccTCTATTGTgtaaatgaaaacataagaataTTGCACTTTGAAATGGGTATTGTTGATCTAGTACAGAGATGCATTTATAGTATAGATTTTTATATCAAGATTCTAAAAGTTATTTCATTCTTATacgaattaaatattttatttagacCTTTTCATATTGGTTATTAAGTgaaaaatagattaaaatgTAACAATAATAACATTAAGTTCGATTCATAATGTTTCCTATCCACTCGATAATTTGACATTCTGATCTATGGAATATGATTTGAATTCTTGACATACTGAataatatgatttaaatttccAATATATTGGAAGGTTATAATTTGAAACACACTTCATCCTGAAATAAGTTTAGTTACTACACAGAAAAATGAGAGAAACTATCAATTCGATCAGTTcaaaattatagtattaattcTAATTTTCAACGTGTTTTTTCCTTCTCTCCCAATTTGCCTCCCATCATTAATACGACGAAAGAGCTACCAAGAAAAGAATCTCAGAAAAGAACAAAGCAGTCGTTTTTCAGCTTCCCCAAAGAAAAAAATCCTCTCTCAAATTCTCCCAAATCTAACGATTTCTGCTGCCACTCTCAACTGGGTACCCGTAATTCATCTCAGAATGAAATGGGCTTTCTCTAATTTGTAAAAATATCGTGTCTTTTTCAGCTTACAAGGGTGTGAGGCAGCGGCGGCAAACAccattattttcttgtttattGAGAAATAGAAATGTCGTTCAAAATCAATTCCTCATTCTCATGTCTGTCTCCGCATCTTTCTTCCCCTTTTCAAAGAGACGGAAAGCAGCTCAACGTATGCAATTTATTCAGTTATTATTGCATTCTGTTTAATTTGTGAgattgatttttcatttttgtttattttttttgaggACTGTTATGCATTAGGATGTGTTAATTTGACTTGGCAAGTTAAATCTATCGAAATTGACTTTGGAATTCATATGAATTTAGAGTGGAGCTAATTTATATGAAGCATTCTTGTATTAGTACACCTAATTTCTGGTTATATCCCAGCTCAATTAGTTATTTAGTTGTTGGAAAAGACATTGTTTTTCCTTGCTGTTTTGTATCAAACTGCTTATTCTGATTGAACTGTGTTGGTTCCAGCTAAGGTGGAGGAAAGGCCTTTTGGGAAGACAGCATTTCGATGTACAAATTTTGAGCAATTGTAAAGGTAGCTTTCGTACACTTAATTACATAACTTGCAATCATCGTAGGAGTTTCTGCATCGATGCATTAATTGGATTTTCGAAATGGTTATTAGCTTTCCACTCGTTGTGGTATAGTAGTTGAGCTCACTCGTTGAAGTACTGAATTGGTTACTTTCGGTTAACATTGATGTCTGAGGGTATACGTTTGATTTGCAAGTTGTTCAGTCGTGCCAGCGTGGAAAGCTAATGCTAAAACAAACCTTGTCGAAGAGGTATAATCTCCTTGCCATCTCCGAAGATCAAGAATCATTCAGTGAGCTTGAAGGAGATGGTTTTGAGCTGGAAGGAGATGGTTTCGAGCTGGAAGGACAGGGCGCTCCTTGTGAAGACAATGGCTCTTTAAATACTTCCTATGATCATACTGAAAGAGCTGTGGGGAAACCGGGATTTATTTCTTTTCATGGAAGCGTTCAGCAGAGAAGAGATGAAGAAGTTATTGTTCCTGGTCCCGTGAAAGATCAAAAGAGCATTTTGTGGCTTGTTGGTCCCACTGTCCTTGTTGCATCTTTTGTCTTTCCTTCGCTTTACCTACGCAGAATAATCTCTTCGATATTTGAGGATTCC is part of the Salvia splendens isolate huo1 chromosome 22, SspV2, whole genome shotgun sequence genome and encodes:
- the LOC121787477 gene encoding heme-binding protein 2-like, which gives rise to MGRARILILILTISTFITERAECKKKESESPQYSVVHSESDFEVRFYRESAWMTAPSDDISFEKATKKGFHRLFQYTEGANLNFSRLPITYPILTSIVPDAGPLHSSAYFVKLYLPTEFEADPPLPLPELNLQPDWWRSRCIAVREFSGFARDTNIVKEAEKLALSLSRSEWANSTSAESGYAYSIAQYSSHFKLFSRVNEVWVDVGGLESNGCRSSLMAAY
- the LOC121787673 gene encoding uncharacterized protein LOC121787673 isoform X1, with protein sequence MMELSTFLLQGSYRSFPCVPSVRDRGSQLQYLLPSVTVPRVGRKDRLISLKSRSCSSSGASCVLGPKSKISKISAFKGGSRHDDLGGRANDSKSLKNPIKVSYLQHESEESFVESSKVQNVVPAPYTAEDERTTRSLAIQNLFKNWLMLLRTPLGTQPVERALEEPSEETSEESNVVQNNGRPQVFKAAWCYFLSLDPTIKIPLLMFTPVYLAVNLIYGSEVSKELTPLWILGPIVAALYVKMIRGICSLYVFSFMQTVRIVKNLPAYCMVVHEYLFRGKLKEAMQKYIWQPLVDIKNMDYKEAMKQKLKGFQEWLKEKYLDFVESIWPYYCRTIRFLKRANLI
- the LOC121787478 gene encoding glycine cleavage system H protein, mitochondrial-like, encoding MALRMWASSTANALRLSTCASKSPAFSLSRAFSTVLDDLKYASSHEWVKHDGPVATIGITDHAQDHLGELVFVELPEAGKEVKQGSGFGAVESVKATSDVNSPISGEVVEINTKLAESPGLINTSPYEEGWMIKVKPSNPSELANLMGSKEYIKFCKEEDAAAH
- the LOC121787673 gene encoding uncharacterized protein LOC121787673 isoform X2; the protein is MMELSTFLLQGSYRSFPCVPSVRDRGSQLQYLLPSVTVPRVGRKDRLISLKSRSCSSGASCVLGPKSKISKISAFKGGSRHDDLGGRANDSKSLKNPIKVSYLQHESEESFVESSKVQNVVPAPYTAEDERTTRSLAIQNLFKNWLMLLRTPLGTQPVERALEEPSEETSEESNVVQNNGRPQVFKAAWCYFLSLDPTIKIPLLMFTPVYLAVNLIYGSEVSKELTPLWILGPIVAALYVKMIRGICSLYVFSFMQTVRIVKNLPAYCMVVHEYLFRGKLKEAMQKYIWQPLVDIKNMDYKEAMKQKLKGFQEWLKEKYLDFVESIWPYYCRTIRFLKRANLI
- the LOC121787796 gene encoding CRAL-TRIO domain-containing protein C589.09, mitochondrial-like, with the protein product MEDNESLSLTVSKLTKAIDFRVSELSEESVKRVAETGKARLHDYLDVHNRPVLIVEASKHLPGEYEPNEDESLCVFLIEKALSKLPEGQQQVVILIDLRGFQTQNTDLKFLTFVFDASYCYYPRRLGQVLFVDAPFIFKPFWQLVKPLLKSYASLVRFCSVKEVKEEYFTADTIPTSFR